In the Ficedula albicollis isolate OC2 linkage group LGE22, FicAlb1.5, whole genome shotgun sequence genome, tgggggtGACACCGATGATGATGGTGACGCTGTGCCCAGGATGAAGGcgctggtgctggagctgctggcggCTGTCTGCCTGGTGAGGGGAGGCCATGAGATCATCCTCGCAGCCTTTGACAACTTCAAGGAGGTACGAGGGGAGTGGGAACAGCAGgtctgggctgggatggggggaaTGGGGGGAGACAGGaccaggctgggatggggattgACCAAGGGGAGACAGGAACAGCCTCAGATGGGGGGAATGGGGCACCAGAATTAGACTGGACTGGGGAGCAGGACCCTGGGAATGGAGGAACTGGGACCAATCTGGGATGAGGGGAAGCCCAAGAGAAGCTGGGATGGGGGcaccaggatccccagggccgggctgggatggggagtCTGGAgtgcaggggatggagggatcAGGGAAGATGAGGAATGGGGGGTCTGGGAGCACCAGGACCAGGCTGGGATTAGGGAAGTGGGGTCCAGGAGGAGGGATTGGGAAGGAGGGTCAGTGGCTGGGGGGGCCATGCCAGGTTAACCCCGTTTCTGCCTGCTCAGGTGTGCAAGGAGAAGCACCGCTTTGAGCGGCTGATGGAATATTTCCGCAACGAGGACAGCAGCATCGACTTCATGGTGGGACACCCTGTCCTGGGCGAGGGGGAGGCTCTCTGGGGGGCAGGAGAACCCCTGGTgacaccagccctgcctgcaggtgGCCTGCATGCAGTTCATCAACATCGTGGTGCACTCGGTGGAGGACATGAACTTCCGTGTCCATCTCCAGTATGAGTTCACCAAACTGGGGCTGGAGGAGTTCCTGCAGGTATGGGGGGGTCGAGGGTCAGGGGAACTGCACCGGGGGTCCCCCCATCCTTGACGCTGCCTCCGTGCCCACAGAAGTCGAGGCACACGGAGAGCGAGAAGCTGCAGGTGCAGATCCAGGCGTACCTGGACAACGTCTTCGATGTGGGGGGGCTGCTGGAGGATGCCGAGACCAAGAACGTGGCCCTGGAGAaggtggaggagctggaggagcaccTGTCCCATGTATGTGAGCACAGGGAGATGCAGGGATGTCCCTTGCTGGGTCCCAGGAGATCAGTGGTGACACCAGGGGGgtccctgagctgctgtcacagccgTGTCCCTCTCCCCAGCTAACGGAGAAGCTGCTGGACCTGGAGAACGAGAACATGATGCGGGTGGCggagctggagaagcagctgctgcagcgagagaaggagctggaggtggtCAAGGTGTGCTGGGGGGGGGGCGTAGGGGCTGCAGGGAGCGGGGAAGGGTCCCGACCCCCCCAGGCTGACGCTCGCTGTCCCCAGGAGACCTACGAGCACACGAGCCACCAGGTGCACACGCTGCGCAGGATGATCAAGGAGAAGGACGAAGCTTTCCGGCGGCGCTACGGCTCCGAgccgcccgcccccccccccccccccccccccccccccccccccccccccccccccccccccccccccccccccccccccccccccccccccccccccccccccccccccccccccccccccccccccccccccccccccccccccccccccccccccccccccccccccccccccccccccccccccccccccccccccccccccccccccccccccccccccccccccccccccccccccccccccccccccccccccccccccccccccccccccccccccccccccccccccccccccccccccccccccccccccccccccccccccccccccccccccccccccccccccccccccccccccccccccccccccccccccccccccccccccccccccccccccccccccccccccccccccccccccccccccccccccccccccccccccccccccccccccccccccccccccccccccccccccccccccccccccccccccccccccccccccccccccccccccccccgcctccccCTCTGCCGCCTCCCGCGCCCCCGCTCCCAGGTGAGGAGGGGAagcccctggggacaccccaaactgGGGCATCTCagagctggctgtccccagggctcccaggcAGGGAGGTGCCTGGTGCTGGGCCACTCCCGAGGCTCGGCGGTGCCCAGAACGGGGGTCTCACCCTCTGACGGCTTCACAGGGAAATgtcccccggccccgccgctgCCCGGGGCTTCACCCTCCATCGCCCTCACGGTCGGGCTCTCAGGTGTGTGGGGATGACGGGGGAccagggacggggacagggagggtGCGGGCACTGtaaggacagggacagggaggacGTGGGGACTGGGACAgtgcagggacagtggggacagagacaggaaggatgtggggaccatggggacagagaggaTATAGGAACTGTGGGGACAGGGCCAAGGGACAGGGAAGGGTTGCAGGCACCAGGGGTTGCAATCCTCAAGGAACACCCACTCAGGGGATGGGGGTGCCCAGGGCTTGATGACAGCAGGCTCAGGTGgctcagggtgggcacaggaCATGTCCCTGTGCCCCGGGGGTGCTGAGCTGGCTCCCACCCTGCTGGCAGCCATCCGGATCAAGAAGCCCATCAAGACCAAATTCCGGTTGCCCGTGTTCAACTGGACGGCGCTGAAGCCCAGCCAGATCAGCGGCACTGTGTTCAGCGAGCTGGACGACGAGCGCGTGCTGGAGGTCAGCCCAggacccctccccaccctgggcaccccCACCCCAGCTTCTGACCCCCCTCATGCCCCCAGGACCTGGACCTGGAGCGTTTTGAGGAGCTGTTCAAGACCAAGGCGCAGGGCCCGGCGCTGGACCTGGTGTGTGCCAAGAGCAAGGCGGCGCAGAAAGTGGCCACCAAGGTGACGCTGCTGGAGGCCAACCGTGCCAAGAACTTGGCCATCACCCTGCGCAAGGCCGGGCGCAGCGCCGACGAGATCTGCCGGGCCATCCACACGTACGGCCCCGGGCTGGGGGGGagccaggaatggggcagggagggTCAGAAAGGGGGTAGACAGGGTTTAAGGGGGCTGGTAGGGGTGCAGGGGGGCCACACAAGGTGTAGAGGGGCTAGTTGGGGTGCAGAgggcttggagctgctggaggcccACCGTGCCAAGAACTTGGCCGTCACCCTGCGCAAGGCCGGGCGCAGCGCCGACGAGATCTGCCGGGCCATCCACACGTACGGCCCCGGGCTGGGGGGGagccaggaatggggcagggagggTCAGAAAGGGGGTAGACAGGGTTTAAGGGGGCTGGTAGGGGTGCAGGGGGGCCACACAAGGTGTAGAGGGGCTAGTTGGGGTGCAGAGGGCTTGGACATAGGTGGTCTGGCTGAGGCTCAAGCGGCTCAGTGCAGGGGGGTCTGGATGGGGTTTCAGGCAGGGCACAGTGGGAGCAGTTGGGACACAGGGCAGCCAGCTGGGGTGCAGAGGGACCTGACACggttgtgctgggtttggctggggtGGTCTGGTTGGGGTGCAGGGGGACTTGTTGGGGACCAGAGGGTGCAGGCAGAGTGCAGCAGGCCTGgttgggatgcaggagggacaggcagggttCAAGGGGACTGGCTGGGTTGTGCAGGGTTTGGCTGGGGTGGTCTGGTTGGGGTTCAGTGGGGCCAGACAGGGTACAGGGGCACTGCTTGGGGCGCAGGGGGACTTGTTGGGGTCCAGAGGGTGCATGCAGGCAGAGTGCAGCAGGCCTGGTTGGGATATAGGAGGGACAGGCATGGTTCAAGAAGGCTGGCTGGGGTGCAGATGGTTTGGCTGGGGGGCAGGGTGGCTGCTTGGGGTTCAGGGGACCTAGGAAGAATACAGGGGGTCTTggcagaggtgcagcaggaggTGTTTGGGGTTCAGGGGTGCCAGGCAGGGTGCAGAGAGACTCTCCAGAATGCAGAGGGGCTTTTTGGGCTGCAGGGGGTCTGGCCAGGGGGAGGGGGATGGACAGGAGAGCCAGGCAAGATGCAGAAGGGCTTGTTGGGGTGCAGAGGACTGGGGGCCACACGGTCTGATTGGGGTTGAGGGGGtgcaggcaggctgcaggggctctgGATGTGCTTCAGGGCGGCCAAGCAGTTTGCAGGGAGCCGGGCTGGGATCCCGGCAGGGCCGGGAGCTGCTCGCCCACGCTGCGGTGCGGGGCAGGTTTGACCTGGCGACGCTGCCGGTGGATTTCGTGGAGTGCCTGATGCGGTTCCTGCCGACGGAGGCGGAGGCGAAGGCGCTGCGCCAGTACGAGCGCGAGCGGAAGCCGCTGGAGGAGCTGGCGGACGAGGACAGGTTCATGCTGCAGTTCAGCAAGGTGGAGAGGCTGCCGCAGCGCATGGCCATCATGGCCTTCCTCGGCAACTTCGCCGAGAACATCCAGATGCTGACGCCGGTAcggagctggggagggggataAAGACCCGCCAGGGGGGGTCCCTGCACCCTGAGCCCCGGCTGAGcccccctgtcctgcccccctGCAGCAACTCAACGCCATCATCGCAGCCTCGGCCTCTGTCAAGTCGTCCCAGAAGCTGAAGCACATGTTGGAGGTGGGGATTGAGGACAGGCTGGGTGGGGGTCCTTCACTCCAGCCTCACCGTAGCTGGGTGAGGGGGATTCTGAGGGGTCTCACTCCCTCCTGACCCTTCAATCCTGCTGCTTTGGCCCCTGCAGATCATCTTGGCGCTGGGCAACTACATGAACAGCAGCAAACGCGGTGCAGTCTACGGCTTCAAACTGCAGAGCCTGGACCTGGTGGGCAGCCCCTCCCCGGCTCCCTGGGACCCCGAGgttcccatcccacagccctgaccccctccccaaatcctcctgcagctcttggaCACCAAGTCAACGGACAGGAAGATGACACTGCTGCACTTCATCGCGCTGACGGTGCGGGAGAAGTACCCAGAGCTGGCGACCttctggcaggagctgcattttgtggagaaggctgcagcaggtgccCCTCAAcctgtgcccacagccccaCCTCCCTGTCCCGGCCCCACGCAGCCACTGACCCGTcccgtgtccctgcagtgtccctggaGAACGTGCTGCTGGACGTGAAGGAGCTGGGCcgggggatggagctgctgcgGCGGGAGTGCGGGCAGCACGAGAGCGCGGTGCTGCGCGGCTTCCTGGGCGGCAGCGAGGGGCAGCTGGAGCGGCTGCAGCGCGACGCGCGCACGGCCGAGGTGAGGGCGGCTGGCGGCCGGCCTGGCACCGGCcaccggccccccccccccccccccccccccccccccccccccccccccccccccccccccccccccccccccccccccccccccccccccccccccccccccccccccccccccccccccccccccccccccccccccccccccccccccccccccccccccccccccccccccccccccccccccccccccccccccccccccccccccccccccccccccccccccccccccccccccccccccccccccccccccccccccccccccccccccccccccccccccccccccccccccccccccccccccccccccccccccccccccccccccccccccccccccccccccccccccccccccccccccccccccccccccccccccccccccccccccccccccccccccccccccccccccccccccccccccccccccccccccccccccccccccccccccccccccccccccccccccccccccccccccccccccccccccccccccccccccccccccccccccccccccccccccccccccccccccccccccccccccccccccccccccccccccccccccccccccccccccccccccccccccccccccccccccccccccccccccccccccccccccccccccccccccccccccccccccccccccccccccccccccccccccccccccccccccccccccccccccccccccccccccccccccccccccccccccccccccccccccccccccccccccccccccccccccccccccccccccccccccccccccccccccccccccccccccccccccccccccccccccccccccccccccccccccccccccccccccccccccccccccccccccccccccccccccccccccccccccccccccccccccccccccccccccccccccccccccccccccttgctcTGCGTGCTCCTGGTGCACAGCTGGTCATCCACACCTTGCTCTGCACATTTCTCATTCACACCTGGTCATCCACACCTTGCTCTGCACACTCTTCATGCACACCTGCTCACCCACACCTTGCCTCGCATGCTCCTTGTGCACATCTGGTTccactcctggctctgcacactTCTCCTGCACATCTGGTCACTCACACCTTGCTCTGCACTCCTGCCTTCCTTTGCATCCTCCGTGTGCCTTCCTTGTCACACACACCTTGCTCTGCACTCTCCTTGTgcactcctgccctgctgtgcccacacaTGATGCCCACCATGCCCTGCACTCCCCCTGTGCCGGACACTGCCCGTCCCTGacccctgctcctgtgccaggacGCCTACAACACCGTGGTGCGGTATTTCGGCGAGAGCCCCAAGACGACCCCCCCGTCCGTCTTCTTCCCAGTCTTTGTCCGATTCATCCACTCTTACAAGGtgaggtggggctgggaggggagacACGGCAGGTGAGTCACTCCACGGTGGGGGAAACCTGAAACCCCCCCACCTGCGTGCCCTGGCAGGACGCGGAGCAGGAGAACGAGACTCggaagaagcaggaggaggtgatgagggagaagctgctggcacaggaggctAAGAAGCAGGAGAAGGTTAGTGGAGGCAGGCCCAGggtgggctggggacagggggcaCGGAGAGAACCCGTGTCCCCAACCTGGACCCTCCCTCCCAGCGGAacaagtggcagcagcaggagctgatcgCCGAGCTGCGGCGGCGCCAGGCCAAGGACCACCGGCCCATGTACGAGGGCAAGGATGGCACCATCGAGGACATCATCACTGGTACGGCCCCCTCGCTCCCtggcccctgccctggccctgccagccACGGGGGCTgacgtgtccctgtcccccccgTGCCCTGCCCGTCCCCCCGCAGCGCTGAAGAGCGTCCCCTTCACTGCCCGCACGGCCAAGCGGGGCTCCCGCTTCTTCTGCGACCCGTCCCACCACGACGAGTCCAGCTGTTAGGATCCCAGGTACCACCTGCATGCCTGGATCCCCTTGGATCCCACCTGGATCCCCCTGGGTTCCCCCTGACCCCGCATGCCCCCCCCTTCTGCACGTCCCCTCCCTGCATGTTGTCACCCCAGGGTGTCCGGTGTGCCCCGGTCCTTTGGATCGGGGCAGGATCTTAATGCaaggctggatcccagcacaggatttCCAACACAGagctggatcccagcacaggatcctAGAACAGGATCCCAGTGCaaggctggatcccagcacaggatcctAGAACAGGATCCCAGTGCaaggctggatcccagcacaggatcctAGAACAGGATCCCAGTGCaaggctggatcccagcacaggatcctAGAACAGGATCCCAGTGCaaggctggatcccagcacaggatcctAGAACAGGATCCCAGTGCaaggctggatcccagcacaggatcctAGAACAGGATCCCAGTGCaaggctggatcccagcacaggatcctAGAACAGGATCCCAGTGCaaggctggatcccagcacaggatcctAGAACAGGATCCCAGTGCaaggctggatcccagcacaggatcctAGAACAGGATCCCAGTGCaaggctggatcccagcacaggatcctAGAACAGGATCCCAGTGCaaggctggatcccagcacaggatcctAGAACAGGATCCCAGTGCaaggctggatcccagcacaggatcctAGAACAGGATCCCAGCGCaaggctggatcccagcacaggatcctAGAACAGGATCCCAGTGCaaggctggatcccagcacaggatcctAGAACAGGATCCCAGCGCaaggctggatcccagcacaggatcctAGAACAGGATCCCAGTGCaaggctggatcccagcacaggatcctAGAACAGGATCCCAGCGCaaggctggatcccagcacaggatcctAGAACAGGATCCCAGTGCaaggctggatcccagcacaggatcctAGAACAGGATCCCAGCGCaaggctggatcccagcacaggatcctAGAACAGGATCCCAGTGCaaggctggatcccagcacaggatcctAGAACAGGATCCCAGCGCaaggctggatcccagcacaggatcctAGAACAGGATCCCAGTGCaaggctggatcccagcacaggatcctAGAACAGGATCCCAGCGCaaggctggatcccagcacaggatcctAGAACAGGATCCCAGTGCaaggctggatcccagcacaggatcccagtgcagagctggatcccagcacaggatcccAGTGCAAGGCTGGATCCCAGTgcaggatcccagcacaggatcccAACACAGagctggatcccagcacaggatcccAGTGCAAGGCTGGATCCCAGTGCAGGATCCCAGCACAAGATGCCAAAACAGAGatggatcccagcacaggatcctACTGCAAGGCTGGATCCTGGCACAGGATCCTACTGCCAGGCTGAGTCTCAGCACTGGGTCCTAGTTCaaggctggatcccagcacaAGATCCCAGCACAAGCCTGGATCCCAGCACAAGATCCTAGTGCAAAGCTGGATCCTGGCACAGGATCCTACTGCCAGGCTGAGTCTCAGCACTGGGTCCCAGTTCaaggctggatcccagcacaggatcccAACATAAGGCTGGATCTGGGTGCAAGGCCAGGTCCTGGCACTGGATCCCAGTGAAATGCTGCTACCCAGCACAGAGTCCTGGCACAGGATTCCAGTCCAGGATCCTGGTGCAAGGCTGGGTCCTGGCACAAGATCCCAGCACTGGATCCTCATGTAAGgctgggccctggcacaggattcCAGTTCGATGCCggctcccagcacagagtcCTGGCACTGGATCCCAAAACAGATCCTGCTGCAACACTGGATCCCAGAGTGGGGTCTTAGTGCATCACTGGATCCCAgggcaggatcccagtgcaCTATTGGGTCTCAAGATGGGATCCCAGCAAAATACTGGATCCCAGGCTGGTATCCCAGTGCACTACTGGGTCCCAGTACAAGGTCCCAGTACAGTACTGGGTGCTGAGCAGGATCCCAGTGCAAAACTGGAGGCCAGAATATGGTCCCAGTGCCCTACTGGAGTCCAGAGTGAGGATCCCAGTGCCTGGAGGACtcaccctgtgctgcctgcactcTGGGGGGGTCACCTGGGCACCCCCTGAGGCCAGGCCAGGTGTCCCTGTGTttgtccctgactgtcccttCCATCCCACAGCCCGAAGGTGGATCCGCCTGTAGCCGAGCAAGGCTGAGGAGCCCGAGCGGGGGGGGCAGGGGAAGCCTGGggctgcctcagtttcctctcCTCAcccccctctgccccccaggtgcccagagaggctcctgccctAACACCATGTGGGAACAGGGCCAAAATGTCCTCGTGCCACCATGCTGATGAGTTACATCCCTGTGCCCGGGGAGACCCTGCACCCAGAGCACCCCCTGCCCACCCAAGGCAGAGGCCAAATCCGTCTGTGGTGGGGCCCCAGCATCGGGAGCTGATCTGTGGGGTGCCCCCTCCCCATCGGGGTCCCCTTATCCCCGGGGGGCTCACTGCCCCAGAGCCCCCACCCCCACTACAGGGACCACGGGgaccgcccccccccccccccccccccccccccccccccccccccccccccccccccccccccccccccccccccccccccccccccccccccccccccccccccccccccccccccccccccccccccccccccccccccccccccccccccccccccccccccccccccccccccccccccccccccccccccccccccccccccccccccccccccccccccccccccccccccccccgggggggggggggggcactgggagaggggcaggatggTGCCCCCCACCCCAGGAcccccctgcccatcccccTGCAGTGACTTTTTGTACATGTGAAATATATGGAGTCTTTTACATGGCCAGTGCCTGATTTGGGGGAGGGTGGTGGGGGCACAGAGGCAGCCCAGGAGTCTGGGGGGTcagggagggggcacagagaTGTGCAGGGACCAGACATTTGGCAGGGCTTTGCTATTAAAGCTGCGGGATTAAGGAGTGGGGGGGACCTGCTCTGGGGAGGAATTGGGAGCCCCCTGCATTCTCCAGTGTGGGGTCGTCCACTTCACCCCACTTTTGGTGGCTGTGGGGGACTGGGAGCAGATTTgaggctgggaggggctgcaggaggagcaggatgaggtCCCAAAGGGAGTGGAGGGGAATGGGATGGGGCCAGGAGGGCAGAAAGGGCTTGTGGGGGTGGAGTGTGGCCATGGGTGGGGGTGtgaagggctgggaggggcaggATGCGACCCCAGACCCCCGGCAGTGGCACACAAGGGCCTGGCCTCCCTCACTGAGCCCCACCAGCCCAGGGATTAGCCCTGAAACAGGGAATAAAAGTTTCCCCTAATCCTCTTGGGGGGATTACCAGCACTGCCGCGCCCAGGGTGGGATCCAGCCCCGCCTCAGCCCCCCCCCAGTGCCGCTGCTGACCTGGGACCTTGAAATCCACCCATACGAGCCCCCTGCTCCGTCCTGGGGGACCCTCGGAGATGCTGTGGGCAAAGATGCTGCTGTCCGGCCGTGTCCATCCATATCCAGCCatgtccatccatccatcatccgtctgtctgtctgtctgccgGGCTGAGGCGGGTCCCACCTGCCCTCAGTGACATCCAGGCACGACTCCccagtgctcaggg is a window encoding:
- the FMNL3 gene encoding formin-like protein 3 — protein: MTRALWVGDGAPLGGSSGGSVLVVRLYHGSGCPLGGTVPVSPRVTPLYPQSSMNLPPDKAWLLRQYDNEKKWDLICDQERFQVKSPPHAYIQKLRSFLEPGVTRKKFRRRVQESTKVLRELEISLRTNHIGWVREFLNDENKGLDVLVNYLSFAQCAVMLDFEGLEGGEDGALEKLRAWSRSIEDLQHPSSLPAPFASSLARSARQTALRYGTLPSRRALKNSRLVSQKDDVHLCIMCLRAIMNYQYGFNLVMSHPHAVNEIALSLNNKNPRMKALVLELLAAVCLVRGGHEIILAAFDNFKEVCKEKHRFERLMEYFRNEDSSIDFMVACMQFINIVVHSVEDMNFRVHLQYEFTKLGLEEFLQKSRHTESEKLQVQIQAYLDNVFDVGGLLEDAETKNVALEKVEELEEHLSHLTEKLLDLENENMMRVAELEKQLLQREKELEVVKETYEHTSHQVHTLRRMIKEKDEAFRRRYGSEPPAPVRRGSPWGHPKLGHLRAGCPQGSQAGRCLVLGHSRGSAVPRTGVSPSDGFTGKCPPAPPLPGASPSIALTVGLSAIRIKKPIKTKFRLPVFNWTALKPSQISGTVFSELDDERVLEDLDLERFEELFKTKAQGPALDLVCAKSKAAQKVATKVTLLEANRAKNLAITLRKAGRSADEICRAIHTFDLATLPVDFVECLMRFLPTEAEAKALRQYERERKPLEELADEDRFMLQFSKVERLPQRMAIMAFLGNFAENIQMLTPQLNAIIAASASVKSSQKLKHMLEIILALGNYMNSSKRGAVYGFKLQSLDLLLDTKSTDRKMTLLHFIALTVREKYPELATFWQELHFVEKAAAVSLENVLLDVKELGRGMELLRRECGQHESAVLRGFLGGSEGQLERLQRDARTAEDAYNTVVRYFGESPKTTPPSVFFPVFVRFIHSYKDAEQENETRKKQEEVMREKLLAQEAKKQEKRNKWQQQELIAELRRRQAKDHRPMYEGKDGTIEDIITALKSVPFTARTAKRGSRFFCDPSHHDESSC